In Trifolium pratense cultivar HEN17-A07 linkage group LG7, ARS_RC_1.1, whole genome shotgun sequence, a genomic segment contains:
- the LOC123895570 gene encoding nucleobase-ascorbate transporter 6-like produces the protein MAGGGAAPQPKQDELLPHPVKDQLPNVSYCITSPPPWPEAILLGFQHYLVMLGTTVLIPSSLVPQMGGGNEEKAKVIQTLLFVAGINTFFQTTFGTRLPAVIGGSYTFVPTTISIILAGRYSDIVNPHEKFEKIMRGTQGALIVASTLQIVLGFSGLWRNVVRFLSPLSAVPLVALSGFGMYEFGFPVLAKCVEIGLPEIIILVVFSQYIPHMMKGDKPLFDRFAVLFSVAIVWLYAYLLTVGGAYKNSAPKTQITCRTDRAGIIGGAPWIRVPYPFQWGAPTFDAGETFAMMAASLVALVESTGAFIAVSRYASATPVPPSVLSRGVGWQGVGIMLSGIFGTGNGSSVSVENAGLLALTRVGSRRVVQISAGFMIFFSILGKFGAVFASIPAPIIAALYCLFFAYVGSAGLSFLQFCNLNSFRTKFILGFSIFMGFSIPQYFNEYTAFKGYGPVHTRARWFNDMINVPFASEAFVASFLAIFLDVTLHKKDNQTRKDRGMHWWDKFRSFKTDTRSEEFYSLPFNLNKFFPSV, from the exons ATGGCAGGAGGTGGAGCTGCACCACAACCAAAGCAAGATGAACTTCTTCCACATCCAGTTAAAGATCAATTACCAAATGTTTCTTATTGCATTACAAGTCCTCCTCCATGGC CTGAGGCAATCCTACTTGGTTTTCAACATTACCTTGTGATGCTTGGCACAACTGTTCTAATTCCAAGTTCTCTAGTTCCTCAAATGGGAGGAGGAAAT GAAGAGAAAGCAAAAGTGATTCAGACTCTACTATTTGTGGCTGGAATTAACACATTTTTTCAAACAACATTCGGGACTCGTCTACCTGCTGTCATCGGAGGATCCTACACTTTTGTGCCAACAACCATTTCAATTATTCTGGCCGGTCGTTATAGTGATATTGTGAATCCTCATgag AAATTTGAGAAGATAATGAGGGGAACACAAGGTGCACTTATAGTTGCTTCAACACTTCAAATTGTTCTTGGTTTTAGTGGCCTTTGGCGCAATGTAGTGAG gTTCTTAAGTCCTCTTTCTGCTGTTCCCTTGGTTGCTCTCTCGGGCTTTGGAATGTATGAATTTGGATTTCCTGTG CTTGCAAAATGTGTGGAGATTGGATTACCAGAAATCATCATCCTAGTAGTATTTTCACAg TACATTCCTCACATGATGAAAGGAGATAAGCCACTCTTCGATCGGTTTGCAGTTTTATTCTCAGTAGCAATTGTGTGGCTTTATGCTTATCTTCTAACAGTTGGTGGAGCTTATAAAAATTCAGCACCTAAAACCCAAATTACATGTAGGACAGACCGTGCCGGAATCATAGGTGGTGCTCCTTG GATAAGAGTTCCATATCCCTTTCAATGGGGAGCTCCAACTTTTGATGCTGGTGAAACTTTTGCTATGATGGCTGCTTCACTTGTTGCTCTAGTAGAG TCAACAGGTGCTTTCATTGCTGTGTCAAGGTATGCAAGTGCAACACCAGTTCCACCTTCAGTTCTTAGCAGAGGTGTAGGTTGGCAG GGAGTTGGAATAATGTTATCTGGGATATTTGGGACAGGGAATGGATCATCAGTTTCTGT GGAGAATGCAGGACTGTTAGCTTTGACACGTGTAGGTAGCCGAAGGGTTGTTCAAATATCAGCTGGATTCATGATCTTTTTCTCAATTCTAG GAAAATTTGGAGCAGTTTTTGCTTCTATTCCAGCACCAAtaattgcagctttatattgcCTTTTCTTTGCCTATGTGG GTTCTGCAGGTCTTAGCTTCCTTCAATTTTGCAATTTAAACAGCTTTAGAACAAAATTCATCTTAGGGTTCTCTATTTTCATGGGATTCTCAATACCACAATATTTCAATGAGTACACAGCATTTAAAGGCTATGGTCCTGTACATACACGCGCAAGATGg TTCAATGACATGATCAATGTTCCATTTGCATCTGAAGCATTTGTTGCTAGTTTTTTGGCAATTTTCTTGGATGTAACATTGCACAAGAAAGACAATCAAACACGTAAAGACAGAGGAATGCATTGGTGGGATAAGTTTCGTTCATTCAAAACAGATACAAGAAGTGAAGAATTTTATTCTCTTCCTTTTAATCTAAACAAGTTTTTTCCTTCTGTGTAA